The stretch of DNA AGGACCATTAAAAACATTTTTGAAGAGAGAGTATTAATCAAATCATTCAAGGGTTTGCGTCATATAAAAGAATGGATTCACAAGGAGAACTCCGCAAACGAAAATGGGGCTTGAAAAATAGTGTGAAAATTGTATGCTTGGTGTATTGATTTTTGAAATTAGAATCATTATAATACAGTACATAGTCAGAAATGCTGAAGCGCCTTGTCTGGCCCGACAAGCATAAGACGAGCGCTGACAGAAGGCGCTCTTTGCCTTCCGAAGCGATTGGCTTATGACTCGAGGGGCTAGGCGCTGAAGCTAGACATCAATATATCAAGCAAAAGTAATGATAAGGACAATAGTATTTATTCACGGTTACCAGAGAGGGAGGACGCAGGCTGAAAGCCTCCTAGCACGGATTGAATGCTTACCACCTTTAAACTTCAGCGGTGAACGCTTCTTTGAAGTGAGTAATCGCCTGACGGGAAACAGCCCGTTACCCTGTCCTAAAGTCATTTTTAAAGCTACTTTTTTAAAAATGAAAAATTGGGTGGAACCACGTGTTTATTAAACTCGTCCCTTTTCCAGGGACGGGTTTTTTTATTTTTAAGCAGCCTGTTATTAAGGCGCTCTACATTTTAAAGGAGGAGTTACCATGTCAGACGTTGTTAAGATTTCGTTTCCAGATGGAGCAGTAAAGGAGTTCCCTCGTGGAACAACAACGGAAGATATTGCCGCTTCCATCTCCCCGGGACTGAAGAAAAAAGCAATTGCCGGGAAATGGAATGGACAATTATTTGATCTTCGCCGTCCAGTCATAGAAGACGGTTCCATAGAAATCGTTGTACCAGAATCAAAGGAAGCCTTGGAGATATTACGTCATAGTACTGCCCACTTAATGGCACAAGCGATTAAAAGACTTTATGGAAAAGAAGTAAATCTTGGAGTAGGACCAGTTATCGAAGGTGGCTTTTATTATGATATCGACCTTGAAGAATCAATCACTCCAGAGGACCTTCCAAAAATAGAAAAAGAAATGGCGAAAATCGTCAACGAAAACATTGAAATCGTCCGTAAAGAAGTAAGCCGTGCCGAAGCAGTGCAGTTCTTCAAAGCTGAGGGTGATCCTTACAAGCTGGAACTAATTGAGGCGATTCCGGATGAGGAAACAGTAACAATCTACGAACAAGGTGAGTTTGCAGACCTGTGCCGTGGTGTTCATGTTCCTTCAACTGGAAAAATAAAAGAGTTCAAATTGTTAAGCATCGCAGGAGCTTACTGGCGTGGAGATAGCAAAAACAAAATGCTTCAGCGTATTTATGGTACAGCTTTCTTCAAGAAAGAGGATTTGAAGGAGCACCTTCGCTTACTAGAAGAAGCGAAAGAGCGGGATCATCGAAAGATTGGAAAAGAGTTAAACCTATTTACTAGCTCACAATTAGTTGGTCAGGGGCTGCCATTATGGCTTCCAAAAGGTGCAACAATTCGCCGAGTTGTTGAAAGATATATCGTTGATAAAGAGCAGCGTCTTGGCTATGACCACGTTTATACTCCAATCATGGGAAGCGTTGATTTATACAAAACTTCCGGTCATTGGGATCATTACCAGGAAGATATGTTCCCGATAATGGATATGGATAACGAGCAATTGGTTCTTCGTCCAATGAACTGTCCACACCACATGATGGTATACAAGAATGCGATTCACAGCTATCGTGAACTTCCAATCCGGATTGCTGAACTTGGAACGATGCACCGTTATGAAATGTCTGGTGCTTTATCAGGTTTACAGCGTGTTCGTGGAATGACTTTAAATGATGCACATATATTTGTTCGACCAGACCAAATCAAAGACGAATTTAAACGGGTTGTTAATCTTGTATTAGAAGTATACAAAGATTTCAACATTAATGACTATTCCTTCCGTCTGTCCTACCGTGATCCACAAGATACTGAAAAGTATTTCGATGATGACGCAATGTGGGAAAAAGCGCAAAGTATGCTGAAGGAAGCAATGGATGACCTCGGTCTGGATTATTATGAAGCTGAAGGGGAAGCTGCTTTCTACGGTCCAAAGCTTGATGTTCAAGTTAAGACTGCATTAGGTAAAGAGGAAACTCTATCTACAGTTCAATTAGACTTCTTGCTCCCTGAACGTTTTGATTTAAATTATGTTGGTGAAGATGGCAAGCAGCACCGCCCAGTTGTTATCCACCGTGGAGTCGTTTCAACAATGGAACGCTTTGTAGCCTTCTTAATTGAAGAATACAAAGGGGCATTCCCAACTTGGTTAGCTCCCGTCCAAGTACAGGTGATACCTGTTTCACCAGAAGCACACTTTGATTTTGCGAAACAGGTACAGGAGCAGCTTCAAAATGAAGGCTTCCGCGTTGAATTAGATGGCCGTAATGAAAAAATTGGCTACAAAATCAGAGAAGCACAAATGCAAAAAATCCCATATATGCTCGTTGTCGGCGAC from Neobacillus sp. CF12 encodes:
- the thrS gene encoding threonine--tRNA ligase, with the translated sequence MSDVVKISFPDGAVKEFPRGTTTEDIAASISPGLKKKAIAGKWNGQLFDLRRPVIEDGSIEIVVPESKEALEILRHSTAHLMAQAIKRLYGKEVNLGVGPVIEGGFYYDIDLEESITPEDLPKIEKEMAKIVNENIEIVRKEVSRAEAVQFFKAEGDPYKLELIEAIPDEETVTIYEQGEFADLCRGVHVPSTGKIKEFKLLSIAGAYWRGDSKNKMLQRIYGTAFFKKEDLKEHLRLLEEAKERDHRKIGKELNLFTSSQLVGQGLPLWLPKGATIRRVVERYIVDKEQRLGYDHVYTPIMGSVDLYKTSGHWDHYQEDMFPIMDMDNEQLVLRPMNCPHHMMVYKNAIHSYRELPIRIAELGTMHRYEMSGALSGLQRVRGMTLNDAHIFVRPDQIKDEFKRVVNLVLEVYKDFNINDYSFRLSYRDPQDTEKYFDDDAMWEKAQSMLKEAMDDLGLDYYEAEGEAAFYGPKLDVQVKTALGKEETLSTVQLDFLLPERFDLNYVGEDGKQHRPVVIHRGVVSTMERFVAFLIEEYKGAFPTWLAPVQVQVIPVSPEAHFDFAKQVQEQLQNEGFRVELDGRNEKIGYKIREAQMQKIPYMLVVGDKEVEENAVNVRKYGEQKSATEPFGQFLESLKAEVKRG